The bacterium sequence CGTTTTACAATTGCTACTGCATGTATCCTGTCCGTGTGCCTGCTGGCCCTTCCGGTCTTCGCGGCAGACAACAGCCTCGCTGAAAAATCCACCCTTCATTCCATACTGAAATCCGGCAAACTCCGTGTCGGAATGGAACCCGGATACATGCCCTTCGAGATGCAGAATAAGGAGAGCAAGGTCGTCGGTTTTGACGTGGACATGGCCAAGCTGATGGCCAGGGAAATGGGTGTTGAGCTGGAACTGGTGCCTACCGGGTGGGACGCCATTATCGGATCCCTCCTCACCGACAAGTTCGATATTATCATGAGCGGTATGACTGTCACCCAGCAGCGAAACCTGAAGGTCAACTTCGCCGACCCCTATATTATCGTGGGCCAGACGATCCTTCTCAGCAAAAAACTTGAGGGCACCGTTAAAAGTTACAAAGATCTCAACGATAAAAAATATACGGTCACCTCCAAACTCGGCACTACCGGGGAGCAGGCTGTGAAGAAGAACATTCCCCGAGCCAACTATAAAAGCTTCGAGACCGAGCCGGAAGCTGCCCTTGAGGTGATCAACGGGAAAGCAGATGCCTTTGTCTATGACCTCCCCTACTGTGTCGTTTTCTACGCCCAGAAGGGCGCAGGCAAACTGGTTTTTCTGGATGAGCCCTTCACCTTCGAGCCCCTTGGCTGGGCGATCAAGCAGGGTGACCCTGACTTCCTGAACTGGCTCAACAACTTCCTTGCCCAGGCCAGGGGTGACGGCCGCTATGACAAGATCTACCAGCGGTGGATCACCGGCACCGACTGGATCAGGGATGTTCAGTAGAGACCACTCATAAAGACATGGGTTCGGGGGGCTGACATAGCCCCCCGAACCTTGTTAAACAGTAGTCAAAGTCATCAACGCGCCCCGAGGGGGGCGCCCGGATCAGTGAACAGCCGCGCCTGGGAGAGGCGCCCGGATCGAGTGCCAAAGGCTGTGTGTTCGATCCGTGAGGGAACCGAAAACCACGCTTTTCGGTTCCCGTTAAGCCAAAGTCCCGCACAGACTTTGGCGATATATAAGCAGTCACCGTAAGGAAAGCGGAAATGACACTTTTCGCTTTCCGAGGAGCAAAAAACCACTCATGGATTTTTTGCGACCCTGACATAGTTACGGAGAGAGCTATTGGATGCCTTAAAAGATCTTTTTCATAACGCGCGGTTCCGCCACTCACTCTCCTGGATCGCCCTTTTCGTGATCCTTACAGGTTTCCTCGCCGGAACCGTCATTACCACCAACAAAGTCGACTACATCTGGCGATGGGAACAGATTCCAAGGTACATCCTTTTTAAGGAAACAATCGAAGTCATAGTACAAGAGGATGCTACCGTTACCGCCATTGAAAATGAGGGAGCCAACACTCTCATCGTGGCTATCGATTTTCTCGATGAGGAACGGTACTACACCATTCCCACAAAGATGTTATCAACAAGGGTCGGTGATGAGATTCAACGCGGGCAGACCCTGGCTGAAGGAAAAAGATGGAAACCAGGCCTGCTGCTCACCGGACTCCTCATGACTCTGCAAATCTCGGTAATTTCAATATTTCTGGGGATCATTATCGGGTTGATCACAGGTCTGGCCAGACTTTCCAATAGTCCGGCACCCAAATGGTTGGCTATTGGCTATATCGAACTCATCAGGGGTACTCCCCTTCTTGTTCAGATCTACATCTTCTACTTCTTTATCGGGCAGGTATTCAGGTTGTCGAGCTTCATGGCCGGTGTCCTTGCTTTGTCTTTTTTCGCCGGCGCCTACATAGCAGAAATAATAAGAGCAGGCATCCAGTCTATCCACCGGGGCCAGATGGAGGCTGCCCGCTCCCTGGGCATGAACTACCCCCAGGCCATGCGGCACATAATCCTTCCCCAGGCATTCAAACGGATACTTCCGCCCCTGGCTGGTCAATTCATATCGCTCATAAAAGATTCCTCCCTGGTGGGGGTCATCGCCCTCGTCGAACTTACCAGGGCCGGGAG is a genomic window containing:
- a CDS encoding ABC transporter permease subunit (The N-terminal region of this protein, as described by TIGR01726, is a three transmembrane segment that identifies a subfamily of ABC transporter permease subunits, which specificities that include histidine, arginine, glutamine, glutamate, L-cystine (sic), the opines (in Agrobacterium) octopine and nopaline, etc.) — its product is MDALKDLFHNARFRHSLSWIALFVILTGFLAGTVITTNKVDYIWRWEQIPRYILFKETIEVIVQEDATVTAIENEGANTLIVAIDFLDEERYYTIPTKMLSTRVGDEIQRGQTLAEGKRWKPGLLLTGLLMTLQISVISIFLGIIIGLITGLARLSNSPAPKWLAIGYIELIRGTPLLVQIYIFYFFIGQVFRLSSFMAGVLALSFFAGAYIAEIIRAGIQSIHRGQMEAARSLGMNYPQAMRHIILPQAFKRILPPLAGQFISLIKDSSLVGVIALVELTRAGREIGTSTFNYFEVFFTVAILYLILTFSLSMIVQYLERRFAASD
- a CDS encoding transporter substrate-binding domain-containing protein gives rise to the protein MKRFTIATACILSVCLLALPVFAADNSLAEKSTLHSILKSGKLRVGMEPGYMPFEMQNKESKVVGFDVDMAKLMAREMGVELELVPTGWDAIIGSLLTDKFDIIMSGMTVTQQRNLKVNFADPYIIVGQTILLSKKLEGTVKSYKDLNDKKYTVTSKLGTTGEQAVKKNIPRANYKSFETEPEAALEVINGKADAFVYDLPYCVVFYAQKGAGKLVFLDEPFTFEPLGWAIKQGDPDFLNWLNNFLAQARGDGRYDKIYQRWITGTDWIRDVQ